The Paenibacillus sp. RUD330 genome has a segment encoding these proteins:
- a CDS encoding YafY family protein, with amino-acid sequence MNKTDRMLAIVIELQRKGVLRAEDLAGRFETSVRTIYRDMQALSEMGVPVAGATGVGYSLMGGYFLPPVSFTAEEATALLVGADFVELRLDAEYGSSARSSQEKIEAILPENVLEETARLRSAIRLLSDRTARTLGKEKETFEQLRRAIVQKRKIHFHYSKNLPGPDGSRHSERTADPYGLVFSQGTWMLVAFCGLRGDIRHFRLSRMNELIVLEASFEVLPGFSLQDRRPADDRNVIVRMRVDPAVADLVQGADNFYMETFEPREEGWLATFRVRRIEDLLQWTLGWGAAVHVLEPESLRDRMRAEIENMRKRY; translated from the coding sequence ATGAACAAAACCGATCGGATGTTGGCGATCGTCATTGAGCTGCAGCGCAAGGGAGTGCTGCGAGCCGAGGATCTGGCCGGCCGGTTCGAGACGAGCGTCCGTACGATTTACCGCGACATGCAAGCGCTTAGCGAAATGGGCGTTCCGGTGGCAGGTGCGACGGGCGTAGGCTACTCCCTGATGGGGGGTTACTTTCTTCCCCCCGTGAGCTTCACGGCGGAGGAAGCGACAGCGCTGCTCGTCGGGGCGGACTTCGTGGAACTGAGGCTGGACGCGGAGTACGGCTCGAGCGCCCGCAGCTCGCAGGAGAAGATCGAGGCCATCTTGCCGGAGAATGTACTCGAGGAAACGGCCCGGCTGCGGTCGGCGATCCGGCTGCTGAGCGATAGAACGGCCCGAACACTCGGGAAGGAGAAGGAGACGTTCGAGCAGCTGCGACGGGCGATTGTGCAGAAGCGCAAGATTCATTTCCACTATTCAAAAAACCTGCCGGGACCGGATGGAAGTCGCCACAGTGAGCGTACGGCTGACCCTTACGGTCTCGTTTTTTCTCAGGGGACGTGGATGCTTGTCGCGTTCTGCGGACTAAGGGGCGACATTCGCCACTTTCGGCTGTCCCGCATGAATGAGCTCATCGTACTTGAAGCCTCTTTTGAAGTCCTTCCCGGCTTCAGCCTTCAGGACCGGCGGCCTGCGGACGACCGGAACGTTATCGTACGGATGCGGGTCGATCCGGCTGTCGCGGACCTGGTTCAGGGAGCGGACAACTTCTATATGGAAACGTTCGAGCCGCGGGAGGAAGGCTGGCTGGCGACGTTCCGCGTCCGGCGGATCGAGGACCTGCTTCAGTGGACGCTCGGCTGGGGAGCAGCGGTGCACGTTCTCGAGCCGGAATCGCTGCGGGATCGAATGCGCGCAGAAATCGAAAACATGCGGAAGAGGTACTGA
- a CDS encoding dihydrofolate reductase family protein has product MRKLVLFMHVSLDGYASDSNGGLDWIPYNEEMEKYAEEVVAEVGSPVYGRTTYRMMESHWPMVLDHPNASMHDREHAKWVQDVKKIVISGTMDKAEWNNTMLIKDNIAEQIKALKEEPGKNLVIFGSPGAAKTLLELGLIDELLLTICPVVLGGGTSVFHGGVEKIRLKLQSSRTFKSGIIATRYELEK; this is encoded by the coding sequence ATGAGAAAACTCGTATTGTTCATGCATGTATCGCTGGACGGGTATGCGTCGGATTCGAACGGGGGACTAGATTGGATTCCCTATAACGAAGAGATGGAGAAGTACGCCGAGGAGGTCGTAGCCGAAGTGGGCTCTCCTGTATATGGACGAACGACGTATCGGATGATGGAGAGCCACTGGCCCATGGTGCTGGACCATCCGAATGCGTCGATGCACGATAGGGAGCATGCCAAATGGGTGCAGGATGTTAAGAAGATCGTCATTTCCGGCACGATGGACAAGGCGGAGTGGAACAATACGATGCTGATCAAGGACAATATCGCTGAGCAAATCAAGGCGCTCAAGGAGGAGCCGGGAAAAAATCTCGTTATCTTCGGCAGCCCGGGAGCTGCGAAGACGCTGCTTGAGCTCGGCCTGATCGACGAGCTTCTATTGACGATTTGTCCGGTCGTCCTCGGAGGCGGAACTTCGGTTTTCCACGGCGGCGTCGAGAAAATCAGGCTCAAGCTGCAGTCCAGCCGGACGTTCAAGTCGGGCATCATCGCGACCCGCTATGAATTGGAGAAGTAG